The following nucleotide sequence is from Nothobranchius furzeri strain GRZ-AD chromosome 11, NfurGRZ-RIMD1, whole genome shotgun sequence.
GGGAGAGACAGAGACTCATCCCCAGAAAGGACAAAGTCCTGCACAAAACAAACACACATTTATTGGCCCTGCCTGCCTGGGACACATAAATAAGTTCTTTTTAACGGAGTTTCTTCCTACCAGTGATAAAACTTAAAGCGAGGTCTCCAGTTGGGGGTGCGGAGCAAAGTCTGAACAGCACAGGCCAAGTTGACAAATAGGTAGCACATGAGAAAAAACCTAAATGAAGAAATAAAGACTGTGAAAAGACGCAAAGGTTTAGAATGAAAAGTAACTCACGGAGAGTTGGATCATACATGGAGAGGATGGGGGCCACCTCTTCCAGAGATGCAATGAGGATTCCTATCTCACAGATCCCAACGGTCAGCAGCAGAGCCCAGGTCGGCTCACCGTTCGCTTTTCCATGACCAAACACCTGAGAAACACAGCAAACATGATTAAATAATCAGTAAAAGGACAAATATCGCATCCCCCAAGGGGccttgtggggggtactctgggagtatggggtaccaggcccttcgATAAGGGCTGCTGGGTCCCTGTATGAGTGGTGCCAGAGCTTGGCCCACATTGATGGCAGTAAGTCAagctcgtttccagtgagagttggactccgccaaggcagccctgtgtcacagattctgttcttaACTTTgacggacaggatttctaggtgcagccaaagtgttgaggggatctgtttggtggcctaaggatcagatctctgcttttggtggtcctgttggcttcattggacagtgatctccagccttcgctggagcggttcacagccgagtgtgaagcggctgggatgagaatccgcTCCTCTAAATACGAGACCATGATCTTAAATCGGAAAAGGGGAGAAGGCCTTATCCAGGTCAGGGACGTGGTCCTGCCccaagaggaggagtttaagtttctcggggtcttgttcacaagtgagggaaagatggagtgtgagatcaataggtggattggtgctgcatctgcagtgatgcggctgTACTGATCTGTCatgttgaagagagagctgagtcagaaggaaaAGCTCTCgattcgatctacgttcctaccctcacctagggtcatgagctttgggtagtgacctaaaGAATGATCTCACAGataaaagcagctgaaatgagttttctcatcagagtggctgggctctcccttagagatagggtgagaagctcggtcatctgggaggagctcggagtagacccgctgctccttcacattgagaggagccagttgaggtggttgggtatctggccaggatgcctcctggatgcctccctggtgaggtttccaggCACatctaactgggaggagacccaaaggaagagcaAGGGTATGCTGGAAAGACTAtgtctggcccaagtagctggggagagggaagtctgggcgtctcggctCAGGCggctgcccctgcaacccaactctgcataagcggctgaaaatggatggatggatggatggatggatggatggatggatggataaatactgCAGTCGGAACTATTCTGGGCGCCTCTTTATTCACTCTTCTATAACTTATATAACAAGTAAAATCATGCAAgaatttttaaatatagcttttgatAATGTGAAGACCTTGTTTTCTTGTAACTCCCAAATGACATTATCTGGTCTATGCTATGGCAAACATGTTTAAATGGGTAGATCAATTATTTCATGATCCATAAGGGGAAAATATTTTGTAAAAGCTGCACACATAAATGatgtatgcaaaaaaaaaaaaaaatgcagaaataaaaataaagtgaTTCAACTCTATTATCACACACACGACATGCAAATAAAGAGCATAACAAATGCACAAGAGGATGTGGGCAGAGTTTACATTTCTGTAAGGCTGTAAATATGCTAAGGAAGGAATAAATGAGGTTTATACAGCAAGATTCCCTGTTTGGGTTGTTGCACATTATCATGCATTCCACAGTAATGATGACTacgttatgttgcacaaagctcaGACGCTTTAGTTGTCAGTGACATTAAACACCGAGAACTGCACAATAGCAGTTTGGTGAAAAATATGGATGCTGCTGGGCATAAAAAAATCTAAACTTATTGCCAAGCAACAAACTGTATGTTAGCAGCAAATGTAATATAAAGAGGCTGAGTAAAATAAGCGTTGCTAAGTAGAAGTCAGTAGAAGTTAAGAGTGGGATGTGAAAGCTTTGACAGCCTCGTTAATcttcatggtaaatggcctgtatttgatatagcgccttctagagtcctggaaccccccaagacgctttacaacacaatcagtcattcaccaattcacacacacattcacacactggtggggatgagctacaatgtagccacagctgccatggggcgcactgacagaggcgaggctgccgagcactggcactaccggtccctccgaccaccaccagcaggcaatgtgggttaagtgtcttgcccaaggacacaacgacagcaacagactgagtggggctcgaacctgcaaccttccgattacggggcgagcacttaactcctgtgccaccctcGCCCCAGACGGTGgcacatgattttcctgtataaaaaaatcagttaaatatgtcacataggagacacacacagtgatatttgagaagtgaaacggaGTTTATGGGATTTACAGAAAATGTGAAattattgtttaaacaaaatcagGCAGGCACTGTTATCTTATTGAACCTAAAACGTTTAGAACTAAAtattggaactcaaaattggtttggtaagctcagtgacctttgacctccatacacaggtgaattCAATTATGAGAGAGACCATTTAAGGGGGCCAGTTGTAAGTTTCCttcctctttgaatattctctgaagagcagcaacatggggtcttaaaacaactctcacatgacctgaaaacaaagCTTGTTCAAttatcatggtttaggggaaggatacagaaagcggTCTCAGAgatctcagctgtctgtttccacagttagaaaCATGTTGagaaaatggaagaccacaggcacagttcaagttaaggcaaCAAGAAACATCTTGGATAAACAAAAgcaaagaatggtgagaacagccagattcaacccacagaccagcaccgaagacctacaacatcatcttgctgcagatgggagTCACTGTGCAAAGTATTtggcgcactttacacaaggagatgctgtacatgagagtgatgcagaggaagccttttctccacccacagcacaaaccgctgcttgaggtttgctaaagcacatttggacaagccagcttcattctggaataaggtgctgtggactgatgagactaaaactgagttatctgggcataacaaggggtgttatgcatggaggaGAAAGAAcacattccaagaaaaacacctgctaccaacagtaaaacatggtggtggttccatcatgctgtgggctgtgtgccCAGTGCAggaactgggaatcttgttaaagttgagggatgcaaagattccactcaatatcagcagattctggagaccaatgtccaggaatcagtgacaaatctgaagctgcaccagggctggctctttcaacaagacaacaaccCTAAACACTTCTCACAATCTACTAAGGCATTcaacaagtagaacattctggaatgttcatctcagtccccagacctgaatattattaaaaatatgtGGTGTGAggccaagggtcactgagcttaccaagccAATTTAAGTTCCAttaattagttctaaaggttttggaatcaataagcCAACAGTGCCTAGATGTACGCACCTGCCACATttggtttaaacaattattgcacactttctgtaaatcctgtaaacttcatttcacttctcaaatatcgctgtgtgtgtctcctatacgaTATATTTAAATGAATTTTTTTATTGCTACAATCAACGATTTATAaatgaaaatcatgaagattaacaagaagAGCAACGTTCATCTTCTCCATAAGGATAAACAGTTTTTCAATCATATTAGGACACAGTGTTCTAAAGTCGGGTGGATTGTCCATTATAGAGACTATTTTGTTTAGTGATGTCTTGACTTTTATTGACATAAATGTCAGTGCGTACATTTCTTGGATACATTTTTATTTGAATACCACAGCGATCAATCATAAATGTAACAACATTAAATCATTCCCAATGTGATGAAGGAGTCTTTAGTCACTTACATGTAAGAAGGGGATGATGCCATCACGAGCAATGGCCTGCAACAGGCGAGGAGCACCAGTCAAGCTCTGCAGGCCTGCACCGCAGCAAGAGAAAAACGAGCCAATCACTATCACCGAGGGCGACGGCCATGCCAGAGCACCAATAACTGGGTTGTTAACGGAGTATCCAAACCTGAAAAATGCCAATCAAGACATAGGGTTTGATGAACATGTCAGTCGAACGAGATCCTATCAAAGTGTTTTATGTTGAGTTTTACTttcaacatgtttatgtttatgtatttagcagacgctatttacaagtgataatcagcatattgcccttgaggctaacaacaacaacaacaacttaacATGTTTGCTTACTTGTCTCTCAGCACCACTCCTTCAATACAGGCTCCAAACAACACCACAAAGGAGATGTCTGACCGAGAAGTTAAGACAGAAACACCAATTTAAAAAGAATAAACCAACAAGAACTGTCAGATCTATCACAAGCTTTTATAAAAAACTAATTCATGACCGTCTTTTCCCACGTTTAACATAACAGAGCCTGGAGGATACAAACAAAGGAGGTGGTGAGAATAGCCAGGATGGTTCCAGTCGGTATGGATCTTTGAGCGTCTCGAAGATCACCGGACCTGTTGGAACCGGCCATGATACCTGaaatgagacaagcatatgcaggTAAATAGGTTTAGTTATCCAATTTCTAGAAAAGCTGCCAGGTGACAAAATTATTTGTTATAGATTtgatatttttctttattttgttttttgttttgagcATATTTAAAAATTGAAGGAGTTACCTGTGACAGAGGGGAAATATATCCCCACTAACAATGTGAAGTAAGTGGTGATGTCATTGAAGACAAAGTACTTGTTTTTGTCGTTGGATGGGACTTGAGCAGGTACTGAATAATGATTTTCCTTCTCTATCATCGTCCCTGCTGGACCATAGTGGCTCCACAAGTTTTCTAATGGAAAAACAGAAGCTCCATCAAATGTGACCAAAAAGATGAAGTTATGGATTTTGTCTGGGTCAAAAGTTGATTATTTTTGCTTGAACACGATGCAACAAAAACAGTGAAGAAACATCCGACCTTTGATTATTCCACTCAGGAGCCCTGGTATGGCCTTTATTTCTGTCAGATTGTTCAAGAGGAAGTACTCGTCACAAGTTTCATTTGTACAGAAAAAGTCCCACAGGTTGGTGCGGACGGATACGTTTTTCACTACTTCCATCTTCGAACAGGACTGAATCATTTCACCCCTCAGAGAGCGATTCCCCAACAGACACACACTGCAGAGGAGTGGGGCATTTTCCATTTTTAAATAAGAGAAATAATTTATTAACCAGAACAATTTCTGTTTTCCACATTCTTAATTACTCACTTAAACTCTGATTGGTTCAACGGTATGAGGGTTTTGATGACTCCCGCATAAGTAGCCATGATGGACAgaatcacacaggagagaaacacTAAAGCCAGCTTGTTCACGTACCTGCAGACACAAGGAGACAGAGGTGAGATTGTGTGTTTGCATATTTGTTTTGGATTATTTATGTGCGAGAACTCACTTCACCCCAACAAACACCACTAGCGCCATCAGGATCAGACAGCATGTCCCGTAGACGCGAATGTTGTTGAGCATCGCTTCATTATTGCTTTCCTTAAACACTGTTGCTGTGGGAACGATGTATATCTGGAAAAGAACAGAAACTTGATGACTTCCCAAAATGCAGCTACCATGAAAACAGATGTGGCTGAGGGAAAGTACCAGCAGGATCTCTATGGTGCCCAGGATGTACAGCGATCCTGCAAAGGTAGTTCCCAGGTAGAAGCAAAGACCAACTGCTCCTCCAAACTCTGGACCCAAAGATCTGGAAATCATATAATACGAGCCACCAGCTGTAAAGGGGTATAAAAAAAGTAATTAAAACATAATTCAGCACCAAATTGACTGCATGCTGAACTTTTGCCTTGCAGCAagcaggttgcaggtttgaaaaccCGCTGCAGCCTTGTTTGAAGTTAGCCTGTTCTCCCCGTGCAAGTGTTTTCCAGTCACTCAGATTTCCTCCCACACACCAAAAACATACATATCAGATTAACTGGCAACCCTgacttgtccctaggtgtgagtgagtgtgtgactgcaTGTCTCTGTGATGAACTGCCCTGCCTGGTAAGTAAGTGGTTAAGAAAAGGAATCAGGGAGCATCAAAAAGGTAAAAGTAAACCTTTGCATGATATAACTGCTATTCAAAATCTGGGATGTTCTTTCAATAGCTTCTCTAGAATTGTTTATGTATAATTTAGCAAATGACGAGTCATAAGGCATAAAAACTCTGCTTTTGATCGTAATCATTCACCCCGTTTGCACTCTGGCTTAATAAAGCTATACATACCTGGCACGACTCCATTGGTGGCTATGGCACTCATTGATATGGCTGTGAGAAAAGTCTGTATGGAGGGAAAGAGGACTGATTATAAACATATTCATTAGGGATGtgcattggtgaaattctggcgaaacGATACGTATCACAATACAGATACATCACGatttattgcgatacattcagccagtgtCCACCTAGGCCCAGTGCTGTTCTAGGCTGTTTTCTCACCGTTCTCACAATCATTTGTACCTCATGAGATCAGATCATTTAGGCTGTTGGGCCATGTGGAGCAGCTGACATGTGAGATTGAAAATAAGATTTTAATGTTCTGCATGAACCATCTTCTAAGCTCAAGCAGGCCAATACAAGATATTTCATAGACTCGGATGGTTTTATTGTTTTAGCTCATGAGAATGTCTGCTGTGTCATACATTTGAAACTTGACTTCAGATGTGCGATTGTTCAGTTTAAGATTTTATTATGACATGAACTCTGGTATTGATGCGGGAGATGAGTGAAAGGATTTTGTAGTTCAGTTACTCACACAGACACAACACATGAAGACAATGGCAAAGGATTCCAAGATTCCCGCTGTTCCAACAATCCACGTGAGACGCAAAAAGAGAATCACGCCCAGGATGTTCTGCATGCAGGGCAGATACACCCCAATGAATGTTCCCATTTGGGGGACCTGGAGACACACAAACGTGAGCACAGGTGAAAACCAGCAGGAGAGGAAAGCACAAGACTgttactgtttgtgttgaagcttcAAATGTTCTCCCAGCTTGTCACTTATTAacaaaacaaatgtaaaaaatgtAACTTGCACTTTTATGGATTCTTTATTGAATGGATGAAagactttaatgtttttaatagtttttatGGTTTTAAGGGTCAGTGGTTTCCCTCAAGCcataaacagggtatctgcaggtttaagggagccaaatttaagactttttaagatcttttttaaggccactttgaccaaatgtaagcaattttttaaaattaaatttaagctataatttccagctattgcctggaaccagtgctaaccatgtcgcgaacgtgggattagccatccagttaccattaaacttgcacttccccatggcgcaagctcccactagcttaaccagctaatgtgctcatctaaaaatagccccttttCATAACcacctgaatgtgtacggttccgcttacgccaacatcgtacacaaaaaatgctgaacactcgaaattcacgaaaattttatagaaataaaagaatcttgtttattgggtctttggtaatttaagacctttggaaactgtatttaaggattatttgtcatttttaaggattttcaaggccttaaatttggaaaagcaaatttaagacttttaagactttttaaggactagCGGATACCCTGCATAAAGACAAGTCAGTAAGATCcttacttaaaggggcattatggaagtttgacagcaaaaacatgtatagaaataatacatatcttcttcatacattctcctgcaatgctctggtcctgtagaacgagccctggcatttttattgtgattgcctgtttttctgtaaaatcacagaaaaagagagctgctcgggtcgagcaggctgcttcatgcgcgttcacgctcaggcatcgccctccgaaccgttctttgaatgttgtttcagctgtcatcaaggatataaacgttacagatgcAGAAGACACCACTGGTGATTTAGCTTGCCTAGTAAAGTTTTgggctttcgtgcagaagacctgggtttgattctcgaCGTGAATATGGCTGTTTCAGAATTTTGTTTTTAcaataatgatatatttttttacagtaagatgcccaaatttttatttgagactcgccgaacggcattgaattcacagatgaaaaagatgtgggttcaactttcattttggaacaatttttcaagtaagggaatggaattatctgagcatgcaggaggactgacccatcataaacctttactgaagagaaaagtacagaaccaaactatttaattaattagctgcgtgttctcttgtcctctgtcctccgcccccccacccccccctgacggggtcagcttcacagagcttcatctcagctgttattttcgttaaggagtgtgcacgtacagcatgcacgcctcgtgcacgagcctcctattgaagctgtcgttacgcttttggccagagggggcaatcgcgagcataaaaattcaaaactccctaaagtccctttaaccTGTTTGAAACAATACAAAGAACTGTTTCATTTGACTGCAGTACTACTAgtcaaaaaaaaatcaaaatatggCAAATCTTATGGAAACAAAATGGCACCTCTTATGTGGTATTTAAATGCAGTCATGGTCTGCTGAAGGTCCTTAGGGACAGAAAACGGAAAAATAATAAAGATGCCAAAGTTATACTTAAGGCAAGAGCAGCTTGCTTAAATATATTCTATTCCTGCATGTTTCTCCTCTGCTTCAGAACACCTaatttgtcctgctgggggacttcaatgctcacatgggcaatgacagcttgacctggaggggtgtgattgggaggaacggcccgcctgatctgaactcgagtggtgtttcgttattggacttctgtgcaagccgcagtttggccataacgaacaccatgttcgaacataaggatgcccatcggtacacttggtaccagggcagcctaggtcgcaggtcgatgatagactttgtagtcttatcatctgacctgcggccgtatgttttggacacccgagtgaagagaggagcggagctgtcaactgatcaccacttggtggtgagttggatcagatggcaggggaagataccGCGTAGACCTggtagacccaaacgcatagtgagggtctgctgggaacacttggcagaagaacctgttaagacggtcttcaactcccacctccttcgtcctgggtatctcaaggctatggatgttgtagggctgtcatggttgacacgtctctgcaacattgcgtggtcatcggggcagttcctgtggagtggcagaccggggtggtggtccccatctttaagaagggtgacctgagggtgtgttctaactatagggggatcacactcctcagcctccctggaaaggtctcctccaaggtactggagaggagggtccgatcgatagttgaatctcagattgaggaggagcaatgtggttttcgtcctggccatggaactgtggaccagctctatacccttgcaagggtgatgaagggggcatgggagtttgtccaaccaatccacatgtgttttgtggatttggagaaggcttatgaccgtgtccccaggggcaccctgtgggggacgctccaggagtatggggtgggtggctttctgttaagggccattcagtccctttaccagaggagcgtgagtttggtccgcatagccggtaggaagtcggactccaccagggctgccctttgtcaccggttctgttcattacctttatggacagaatttctaggtgcagctgtggtgtggagtgtgtcgagtttggtggcaggagaatctcgtctctgctttttgcggatgatgtggtcctcctagcttcatccagctctgaccttcagctcttgctgggtaggttcgcggccgagtgtgaagcggctgggatgaggatcagcacctccaaatctgagaccatggttctcgaccggaaaaggatggcttgccatctccgggtcggaggagaggtcctacctcaagtggaggagtttaagtatctcggggtcttgttcacgagtgagggtaggagggatcgggagattgacaggcggattggttcagcgtctgcagtgatgcggatgctgagccagtctgtcgtggtgaagagggagctgagccagaaagccaggctctcgattaaccagtcgatctacgttccgaaagaacgagattgcggatacaagcggccgaaatgagtttcctccgtagggtggccgggctcagccttacagatagggtgaggagctcggacattcgggagggactcggagtagaaccgctgctcctccgtatcgaaaggagccagttgaggtggtttgggcatctagtcaggttgcctcctggacgcctccctggggaggtgtttcgggcatatcctgccggcaggaggcccccgggtcgacccaggacacgttggagaggttacatctccaatctggtccgggaacgccttggggtcctgccggaggagctggtggagaaagccggggagaggacggtgtggagctccctaattgggatgctgcccccgcggataagcggaggaagacgacgacgacgaacaaCCAGTTGTCTAAAAGTCAACCATCTACCCTAAAGATAACCCTACAaaggcccagtcccaatactcaaACTTccacactgccccccccccccccccccccccataaaagTCCAGTGTGTGAGTTAGTAGGGTGTTTCGATTCTCACGTGTGGACCTTGGCCCCGCCCCTTTTACAGCCTTGACACGAACTTGGTTGAACCCCGCATCGGTGCAGACTTTAGCAAAGGCTTTTACTCACCAtccaccagtgttgggaacgttactttaaaaaagtaattagttatagttactgattactttgtcaaaaaagtaactcagttactaactgagttacaagattataaaagtaactaatcaccaagaaaaataactacttagttacttttttcattaaagcatacaaaaactactacaatagtgaaatataaatgactaatgactggaacataataaaatgtatgtccaaatgtttttataaacctgaataatttaaataaataaggaacaggaggaactactaacaggagcattacacttatctagactattaaagggtcactgtgtgatatttaacaagaccccaatcagctaaaatttaaaattgcaaatagaaacacctgtaaaggttcccgagcctttaaatggtctctctgtctagttaaaTTTCAGAAATGAAAGTAAttctgcacagcattttaatttttccagcttcacataattgtctgctattagtagcatttctgttgctgctaatctagtaacggttaaataaataaataaaatcctttaaaatgacactagaacaggcacaagcctgatggaggacttacatttactaacttgggtcagacccaaccacagaagagctgaagctgggtggtaaacacacacaggtagttctaataacacctgagctccatggcgtctgagactgatgcatcagtgttacagcgggactaaagacatgatcagaaacaggttacagctggatgatctaggaaggtgagcggaccttcgggacgtcccgctgtcacgctaagaagggcacggctgcagattcctacctgcagcagcgaatctgtgggtctgcagccgtagatattcttcacgggccgtgatgctcttggatgaaaacatctacctttttagctcctgatcagctgatgacagcgtcaacacaccacgctgcttaacgcacgcattttattatcagtaacagaaacgatagttttgtttaaagaagacggtaattcgtttgctcgttacagaaagaaaaatttttttttaacgtggttatttttaaACTGCATTATTCCCATCAGTGCTCTGTTGTGAtggttgtgtctacagcatgcggtgacagtgagaacactgagggtctccgcccacccggccaatcatcatcgtgtttgagtgcgttaccgacacctctctctctccctggctgcagctgaagtgtggcggtcagaaagcctcacactgctgctcaacatTCGACGAGCACATAGCTACCAGTAACGGTaatggcgttgcaacagtgggaaaagtaattaattagattattccgttacctaaaaaagaacgcagTTATATTTAAacagcgttactcccaacactgccatCCACTGATGATACAATGCTCACCATTTCAATTCTATAATTATTTACACACTTGTTTACTAAACGCACATCCAACAAGTGCACTTAATAGAGAGCCATAGgctgcagtgcgagtattgggactgggccagGGAGCACATCTGCTGACAACCCACCATAACAGTGACCCTCGTGGCTCCATCTTCAGCCTCCTCGTGCTCTCGAACGCCCTGGGTGAGGTTAGTGTAGTTGGCCAGCTTGTTGAGAAGGGACGATACCATAGGTGTACTGTCCATTTCCTCCTaaacatgaaaacaaaaacaaaaatt
It contains:
- the LOC107384198 gene encoding solute carrier family 12 member 7 isoform X3, with protein sequence MPTNFTVVPVEDVEDGSNSPAASEENKPISLGKIFQDQENVDNLQESHSEDDGQQESSPFISLDNDEEQSYDGKNMALYEEEMDSTPMVSSLLNKLANYTNLTQGVREHEEAEDGATRVTVMVPQMGTFIGVYLPCMQNILGVILFLRLTWIVGTAGILESFAIVFMCCVCTFLTAISMSAIATNGVVPAGGSYYMISRSLGPEFGGAVGLCFYLGTTFAGSLYILGTIEILLIYIVPTATVFKESNNEAMLNNIRVYGTCCLILMALVVFVGVKYVNKLALVFLSCVILSIMATYAGVIKTLIPLNQSEFNVCLLGNRSLRGEMIQSCSKMEVVKNVSVRTNLWDFFCTNETCDEYFLLNNLTEIKAIPGLLSGIIKENLWSHYGPAGTMIEKENHYSVPAQVPSNDKNKYFVFNDITTYFTLLVGIYFPSVTGIMAGSNRSGDLRDAQRSIPTGTILAILTTSFVYISFVVLFGACIEGVVLRDKFGYSVNNPVIGALAWPSPSVIVIGSFFSCCGAGLQSLTGAPRLLQAIARDGIIPFLHVFGHGKANGEPTWALLLTVGICEIGILIASLEEVAPILSMFFLMCYLFVNLACAVQTLLRTPNWRPRFKFYHWTLSFLGMSLCLSLMFICSWYYALVAMLIASCIYKYIEYRGAVKEWGDGIRGLSLNAARYALVRLEEVPLHTKNWRPQVLVLCKLDADLSVKHPRLLSFTSQLKAGKGLTIVCSVLEGTYMNLKENAKTGEQNLKQAMAAEKTKGFSHVIVSSSLRDGFSILIQSAGLGGMKHNTVLMAWPAAWTQHRESSARRNFIETVRETTAAQQALLVAKNIDSFPDNHERLKEGTIDVWWIVHDGGLLMLLPFLLIQHKVWRKCKMRIFTVAQMDDNSIRMKKDLQKFVYELRLDAEVEVVEMHESDISAFTYEKTLVMEQRSQMLKQMQLSRTEREREAQLIHDRNTASHSSMSDKAAGATSDHVHMTWTKDKLINERNKQREGMAVKDMFNMRPNQTNVRRMHTAVKLNEVVVRKSKDSELVLLNMPGPPKNKKGDDNYMEFLEVLMEGLDRVLLVRGGGREVITIYS